Within the Candidatus Saccharibacteria bacterium oral taxon 488 genome, the region GATGCAGCCTGTTTCTTAGGTTTATTCTTTGTAGTCGTGGCTGTCGTCTTTGTCATTCGAGGATTTTCTCCTTTCTTTTTGAAGTGTCCTACTGTCTATTATACCAGAGTATTTTTACGTTTTGACGTCAACAAAAATAGCTCGCTATCAAAGCTGAGCGAGCTACTGCAAATACGAACGAGATAAGCATCTCATAAAAATGGTGACCCCACGGAGAATCGAACTCCGATTGCCAGGATGAAAACCTGGTGTCCTAACCGTTAGACGATGAGGCCATTAAACAGGTCGTATTGTAGCAGATTGATAATATTATGTCTAGCTATCCAGTCATGCGAAAATTGACTTTTTCATCATTTTGGTGTATTCTACGTAGAGTTATGAGGATAAAGGAGGAAGTCATGCGAAACTTGTCATCACTATTCCGTTCATTGTCGCTGCGCCATTATGCAGTTCTAGCGATGGTTGCGGTAGCGACAGTGGTGCCAACCACATTATGGGCACTAGATTCCAATCATTCGGCTAATACCAATGCGCAAACACCGACGAATACAAAACCTACGCCAGTTTATAGCTGTAATGCACTCAGCGTTGATCAGTTTTCAACTACTAATTTCAAGTTTTCAGTCAAATATTCCGCTCATGGCGGCGCGATCTATAAGACAACAATTTACAAAGTCTACGATGCCAAGGGTAAAGAGGTGTATCAAACTGGTAACGAATTCAAGGGCTTCACACCGGGCACATACACGGTCAAAGCCTTTATCGTCGTTGATGTGAATGGTAAAGAAGAAATGGTGACCAGCGATGCCTGCACTAAGCAGGCCACAGTCCCCGGCAAAACACCAGATCCAAAACCAAAGCCAACGCCAATTCCGAAACCAGTTGACCCGAAACCCGAACCAATCCCAGATAAACCACCAAAAATTACACTGGGGTTTGCCGTCAAAACTACTGTTGATGGCGCACAACACAAAAAAGTCACCGTCAACAAGGCCTTTACCTACCGAGTAACCGTTACTAACACAGGGACCGCCACTATACATGACACGTATGTTACCAATACCGCACCACAAGGGGTAGCCTACCTAAAGGCATCCGCTGGTACGATTCAA harbors:
- a CDS encoding DUF11 domain-containing protein, translating into MSSYPVMRKLTFSSFWCILRRVMRIKEEVMRNLSSLFRSLSLRHYAVLAMVAVATVVPTTLWALDSNHSANTNAQTPTNTKPTPVYSCNALSVDQFSTTNFKFSVKYSAHGGAIYKTTIYKVYDAKGKEVYQTGNEFKGFTPGTYTVKAFIVVDVNGKEEMVTSDACTKQATVPGKTPDPKPKPTPIPKPVDPKPEPIPDKPPKITLGFAVKTTVDGAQHKKVTVNKAFTYRVTVTNTGTATIHDTYVTNTAPQGVAYLKASAGTIQNNTWQTLIGELKPNESKTFTVDAIVKQYVAGTLTSTTCIKSDQISLEGHNNCSGATIEVAKPQAPAPQPKPQPTPQPKPAPTDPKQPTPTQPVNPTRPATPVPEPKTPDQSKQPSTNDNQQSPSASSGTQTTNPPATPTTVGELPRTGNATDMLVGGLGLGALLTAGVAYLISRRHV